One Abyssisolibacter fermentans genomic window, AAAATCGTGTACTGCTCCTACCAGTTGAATGTTATTTTTCTTTAAATACTCTATCATTTTAGGGAATGTATCTAATCCATCACATTGTACATAAATATACTCATAAGATGGTATCGTCCATTTTACCCAACCTAGAGGCGGCTCTGCTTCATCTGTAACCTCAACTCCCGCAAGATAAAGCCCCTCAGAAAATCCATTTTCCCACGGATTAAACGAACGAGAAAAATCTGACATAGCACCCCATATTCCAAGTATATTTCCGCTATCATCTTTTTTTGCTAATTCCTCTACTTCGTTAAAATGAGAGTTAGCGTCTTTCCATAAATTCTTAATAAAGGCATTACCATCATTTGTAGAACCTTCTTTGCCAATAATAGAAAATGATTTCTTTATACATTTGTTGACTTCCATTTTTCCAACCTCCTAATATAAATGATGTTTACTATGAATAATCTATTGTTTATAAAATAATTCATAAAATGATATCAATAAACACTATTTGCAATGATCTGGATATTATTTGCACTATTTGCTGACCAAAAAGGAATACTACTTGTCGGAGCTTCGCTCCCAGTAAGAAGATGTTGCGTTCATTACCCTAAGCTTCTCCTACCCTAGAGCGTCCTTGCGCAAAAACTGTGTTAGACGACGGACCACAATACAATACTAGATATTACTTAAAACTAATATTAAAAAACTATGTGATAATGAAAAATTTTTACTCGCTATAGAAACAAAGAAAAAATAAAAAGTTATAAAATTATATTTTTAATTATAGAAATATTATGGTTATATAGAAATTAAGGTATGAAACAGATAAGAAGTCTCCTAACCCTGTATTTGCAAATGCCTTTTCATTTCTGCATAATTCATCAATAGATTGTGCATTACTACAGCTAAAGCATGACTTCCTCCTAAAACAATATCTTTTAAATTACCATAGTCCGAAAGTTATTCTTTTTCATAACTATAGTAAGGATTTACTTTATAAAATAATACTATTCCTTTATAATTATTATATTTGTCCAATATAAACAAAAAATTATAAATGCTACTCCAGGTAAAACCCATCTTGCCTCTTTTATGGGAAATGGATAAATAATCTCATAAATAGCGCCTGCTAGCCAAAATAATCCCATTCCACCTGAAATGCATTTTCTTATTCCATTTACCATTCTCCATTTAAATTCAGCAACAAGCGTTAAGATACCTCCTAAAAGAAGTAACAGGCTAAAGAAATAATTCATTGCATATAGCGCCCATTTTATTGGTGGATATAATTGTCTAATCAAACGTTCCCAAGGAAAAATAAAGGGAACAAAAAAGTGTAAAATGCCCATCATTATTGTTAATACAGAAGCAATAATACAGGTCAGTCTACCTAATCTTTTAAAATTATTTTCTTTTGATGAAAGCTGTGCTTTTTCTACCTTACTCATTTAAAAAGTCTCCTTATCTTTTCTCGTGTTTCCGACGACTCTGAACCGGACTCTCAGAGCTTTTCTCCCTTTCTGGTGTTGCACCCAGCTAAGAAATGTAGTTCGTAGCACTTAGAATTTCTGTAAATATTTGTTGTGCTTTAACCTCAACTTCTCTTGGATTAATTCTAGTATTGTATTTACATAAAATATTCTCACCTTTTTCAAAACTATTTTCTGTTAATCTTACCCCACATACTTCAGCAACTCTATATAAAGCTTCTGCATAAAAACTTTTCCAACTTAATGGAACATCTTTATATTCTATTAATGTATCTCCTAAATCAAATCCTACAGCGCTTATCATGGTTTTTACCCCCTACATCTTCATCTGCAAATAATGTTGTGGCTATTTATTTCGTACCCCATCTCTGACCCAGACCCTTGAAGTACCTTACCTAAATTTCTTTCTAATTTAGCTTATTATATGCTTTAATATATCAGATATTTTGTGTGTTTCCAAATATTTATCAGCTTTACCTATCAACTTATTGGAATAGTTTATCGCTATAGCTTTACCTACCTTTTCAAATACTTTAATATCTGATGCACTATCTCCTATTGCTACTACATCATCCAAAGTTACCTTGTTTTCTCTACAAAATTCAATTAAACTATCTAATTTGCCACTATCTCCCAAATGCCGAATTATATTACCCGTAAAATATCCATCTTTAATCTCATATATACTTCCATATATCTTATCAAATCCATACATATTATTAAGAACTTCTGCCACTTGCATTGGTCCAGCTGTTACTAGTATTGTCTTAAAATTATTCACCTTTAATTCTTCTAATACTAACGCTAAATCCTCTATTATTTGTATATAGTTATTAAACTCTTCTTCAACTTTATTAACTTCTAAGCCTTTGAATAATTGAGCTTTAATATAATCAGCTTCTATCCATGATATAATATCATTTTCTTCTTTTCTTTCAATCTCTTGTATTTCATCACCTTTATTATTTAAGAGGCATAAAAATTCTACTGAATTAGTATTTGTTATTAATGTTCCATCCATATCAAAACATACTACTTTGTACTTATTATCCATACCTAAACCTCCGTAATATAAGAAAAAGACTATACTTTCCTCCCTGTAATACCTGTTTTTAAAAACCCACAGGCTCTGCTCCGTATGGTCTATAAATTCATCTTCTCTAAGATGATAAATAGTATGATATTTATCTCATCCTTTGTTGCTTATAATAATGTAACGTTGCTTCAAAAATTTATCTTTTATTCATCTTGCCATAACATACTTGAAATTTTCCAACAACTTCCGTCATTATATAAATGTATTAAGTTAACGCCCCTTTTTATTATTTGTTCATGTTCTTTAGACTTTTTTGCTTCATACTCGCTATAAACATTAGCTATATTTTTATAGGTTTCAATTTTATAGTTTAATCCATATTCATAAAAATCATGTTCTTTAAGAAAATTACCCACCGTTAAAATGTATGTATTAATATCCATTTGTAATGCCGTAAGTTCCTTTTTTTCATTTATTCTAATAGGTTTCAATTTTGCGTCTTCTGTAAATAATGTTTTAAAATAAGTCCAATTTCTTTTTTCATTAGCTTTCCCTGAAATTACATTGTAAAACTCATTTATTATATTGGTTATACATTGCTTTTCTGACAATTAGCTCCCCTCCATTTTCTAGTTTAATCAATTTTAACTCGATTATAAATTTCTGATATAAAAAACAACTTTGCATATGCATAAATGTTTAATGTCTTCTAATCCCCACCTCAGAACCGGAATGCAACTTTCACCGCATCGCCAAAATAGTGTTGTGGAAAAATTCGAAAATATCCATGTTCTTAAGTTCTATAAGTTAAAAAATAATAACTATTTTCCTGCTGATCTATAGTCTAGAATATATCCATTTCTTGTGATTGATAGAATATTTCCGTTACACTCAATATTAGATGTTTTATAATCTAGTGTATATATCTTCTTCCATAGCTTATATTTCACAGTAATTGAATTATAAACGTCTTCCCAAATAACATTACCTTCCTTATCCTTAAAACTACCTAAATCAAACGCCAAAGAATACATATCTGAATCCTCTGAAGCTTCATATCTTTTTAAAAAATTAATAACCTCTGTTTTATTATTAAATTTGTCCTTAACCTTATAACTATATATAGTAGTATTTGGTATGTTTTCAGAAACACTATAATTATCTAGTCGGGATGTATTTACTAAAATTTCTTTTGCTTCATAGCCAAATGGAAATAATTCAATATATATTAGTATAAAAGCTAATATAGCAATTACAAAGACTAATAATAATCTTTTTAATGTCTTCACTAAAACACCTCTGATATATTATTTTTATTAATTCAATTATTAACTAATTATTCAATTAAGACTTATGTTGTATTACAACTCAATATAAAAACATAGATTTTTTCTGTCACATAACTAACAGAATCGTATTGCCGACGTTCTCTCTGCCATATCTTGTGCAAACATCCTGTTATAAGATATCTTTTACGGAAAACTTGCTTAGCTTAAGTTATTACATGTCTTAAATTTAAGTACTACTATATAACTTATTATTCTCTAATCCCCAACCAGAAACAAGTAATACTATAATGCAAAAAATACCGAATACAATAACTTCTACAGCAAACATCTTTATTCCTATTGTAGTTGATAATAAAATAGTTGTAGTAAAATTAAATATTGCATGAAAGATTGTTGCTATTATAAGGTTACCATTTGTTTTAGTAGACAGCCACGTAAAAAGTATTGATAATTCAATTACAATCAAAATGAATAGCAAAAATCCAATTAAACCATATTGAAATTTAAAATGCCAAATTCCCCAAAAAAGACCCAAAATTACACTACTAATGAATGGACTATGAATAGATTGAAGTTTAGGTAACATATACCCCCTCCAACCAATTTCTTCACCAATACTACAGATAAGTGTACCTATTAGTAATGGTAAGGAAGCTTCACTTAAAGTTATCTTCTTTATATAGCCGTAATCTATTACCGATAATAATAAATAGCTGATACCTACCATTGCTATTGGAATAACAATGGTTATTATTAACCAAATCATTATTTCTCTACTGACTTTAAACTTCAATAATAGTTTTCTTATTCCTATGTTCCCTTCTGTTAATCTTATTAAAATAATTGCCACAATGCCCGGCACAAATTGAGGAAAAATAACTCCATCTATATGTGCGGATGGAAAAACATAGACGTTGATAAGAGAAAATATAGGTGTGAACAAAAAAGTTACCACATAAAATACTAATATAGAGTGTTTTCTAAAAAAATTTTTCATTATCCTCCCTCTCTCTTTTAATATAGTGCACAATGTCTTATAACTTTTAAGTCTCCATATGTTAGTTCTAACTATTACCCAAATATCTCTTATATATTATCTAAAAGACTCTTAATATTACTAAAACTCTATTAGTTACATGTGTATGTATCTCAATTGTTATAAAACTTTTGTAACTAATAGTTCTTGTATATATCTCAAATCTATTCCTCCTTCTAATAAGTGAGTAGCAAATAACTGTCTCAAGGTATGAACAGTAATCCTTAGGAATACTTCTTCAATAAATCCAAGAGGAATACCCTGCAGTCCTTTACAAAGATGTATTGTTATACGATGCCCCGCGGAGCAAGAATCACAGGACATGGCGACCTTAAATAAAATCTCCTGTTTCACAAAAATTAAAAGGTAGCAAACCAACTTAACTTCGTATTATGCTTATAATGTGTGAATATAATATGCCTTGTAATTGCAATTCCAGCCGTCGTATTTATAATCATCAGGTATTCTTACAAAGCAACCAATTGTATTATTACGCCTTCTTTTTATAACTCCTGAAACATTCTCGTTGTTTATATTACCTTCCGCAACAACAAGAAATTCACTTTCACAAGAAAGTACTATACCGATATGGTCATGCCATGCACTATCTTTTGGTTTGTTATCTGGAGAAACAATATTATTATAAATAACAATATCACCTCTCGAAGGTACAAATCCGTCTTTTTCATAAAAACAAAAACCATTAGCTTTGCCCCATTCATACCACGTGCCCACTCCTGCAAATCTGTATTTAAATGGTGGTCGTCTAATAGGAAGTTCCATCCCAGCTTTTAATGCACAATGATAGACAAAAGCGGCACACCAACTATTTTTTAGTTCGTCAAAGGCAGTAGTCTCGGGATAATACTTGATAATATCCATATAAATCTTACTGTCTTTTTCACCACATATTCGTTTTGCAGCGAGTTCCTCTGCAATATCAGCAAATACTGACTTTTTAAATATATTTTTCGTTGATCTTTCTTGTTCTCGTCCATATTCGATAGGTGTTGCAGCAATTTTAAATTCATCAAGCATTTTATTAAGGCGTGGGACAGCAAGAGAAAACACACGAAAACATGAATCATTTAAAAAAGGCTGTAAAATATCTGCATCTTTCAAGACTTCATCATAATCATCGTTAATAAGCTCTTTATTGGAATGGTAAAAAATTGCTGACAAAATAATCATTTTTTCATCATCAGAAAAGATATTCATCCTTCTGATTGCTGCACGAGCCATATCCGCACCACTTTGCGCATGACATAAGTAGCTTCCCGTATAATAAGCATATATGTCATGTAAAAGTCCGCTAATATATGCAAGTTCGGGATTTAATCCTCTTCTTCCAGCAATTATTGAACAACATTGAGCAACACCATAAGTATGAACATATGCGTTTTTACGTTCCTCGGCAGATACTATATTTTCAATAATTTTATCGACATATTGTTTTATTATTGAAATTCTATTCACATTCTCTCACCCCCTTTCGCAGAACTTTTAAATCTCTGTATTTTAGTTCTAACTATTTTTTACTTGAGTTACCAATCCAAAGCTTATGACCCAACGCGGGCACAACGTCTCGCATCTGCAACGTCATTGAACTTACGAGGTCTGCTTGATACATTGCTAACCCTTGCTAGATTCATTGTTATAAGATGGATTTCACATACTCTCATAGAGGAGCCCTTCTTCGTAGGCGGTGCTCGGACACGGTGAAAGAATGTACGTAGCAAACTGAAACATTCTGTTATGTGATGTTTTCCCCATGCCCCCAGAAGAATACCCAAGAAAAATAGCCTACTTTAGCCACGTATTTCATTTATTATAACTTTAATAATGCCTTATTAACATTTGCAAAACAATTCATATAAAAACTTTCATCTTCAGAAGGTAGTTTATTGTATTTTTCAGAATATCTTTTAGTCGCTTCTTCAATAGATATATCTTTTCCTACAATCTGTTCAGCTATTTTCAGTTGATTCCAAAAATCATTTATTTTATCTTTATTATATATATCTTCATGTGAAATAATATACTGATTCGCATCATACTTCTCGATTTTATCAATCATTTGATATAACTTTTCTTTCGTATAACCATACTCTCCATTATATCTACCACCATATACACAATCTCCTAAGAATAATACTTTTTCCTTTGGTACATAGATAACAGATGAATCATCAGTATGGTCACCTCCAACTTTTTTAATAATACACTTTAATTCTCCTAAGTCTATTTCAATACTATTCTCATATACAATATCTAAATCACCAATTTCAAAATTATCTCTATTTGGAATCTCCTTTTTTATACAATTTATAGTAAATTCATTAAATTTTCCGTTTTTGTAATAATTATCTAGTGAAGCATCGTCCCATTTTAACTTTTTCATTTCCTCTAACTTTTCTTTTGTATTACAATTAGCTATAGTAACTAAATCCATTGCTTTTATTCCAAATATATGATCCCAATGATAATGTGTAATTACTAAATACTTCAATGGCGGAACATTCATTAACTCTATTTCGGAAAAAAACTCTTTTGCATGATTAGGAGAGTTTCCAGCATCAACTACCAAACTATATTTATTACCACATATAAGTCCTAAAGAAGGTCTATCAGTTTCCTCTCCATGTTGCATATAATAAATCCTATCTGTTAATTTCTTAATCATTTAAATTACTTCCTTTCACTAAAATATCAATTATTTACTTATAAATATATCTACCAAACCCTTAAGGAAAACCAAAAATGCGTGAGGAAAATGCCATATAACATTCCGGATTTGCGACGTTCCTCAACCTTAGAATGTGTTAACCTACCCATTTACTGTTAAGTAGTTTAACTAAACCTTGCTCCCACTAACTATAAAATCCACTCTTATTTAGGTGCACCATAGCGAACAGAAGTCTTTTGTTAGATGTGTTGACAACTGACCTACTTTGTTGATTGTAATAATTTAACATTGTTTTAAAATTTATTTTTTATTCATCTTGCCATAACATCCTTGAAATTTCCCAACAACTTCCGTCATTACCTTCGAAGCATTGCTTTCACTATCTTTCATCTTCCACATAGCAATTATAAAATGTGAGCTCATTAATACTTTTCTTATCCTTAAGCTTTAGTTCATTTTCTGGATATCCAAATGCTATAATTTCTGATGGGACACAATTATGAGGCAATCTTAATGCTTTAGCAACCTTCTCTACGTCAAAATAAGATACCCATGTAGAATAAATCCCATTTTCTAAAGCACATATTTCCATATGCGTGCCTGGAATTTTAGTCTGATGTTCTTCTAAATTCAAATATGAATATAACTCTTTCTCTATCTCATCTATTTCTTTTTTATAACGTGGAAACCTACTTTTCTGAATACTTCTTCCACCCCGATTATCTTCGACTATAACTGTGCATAAAACTATCAAAAGTGGAGATGTCTTGATCCATGATTGATTATACGATATTTCAGCAATTTGATGTATCATTTTTTTATCAGTGATTACACCAAATTTCCATGGCTGTTCATTTCCGCCTGAAGGCGACAGTCTTCCTGCCTCTAGAATTAAATTAATAATATCACTCGATATTTTTTTATTTTTAAAATTTCTTATACTACATCTCTTATTTAGTAAATCCAAAATCATATTCTTTATCCTCCACATCCATAATGACCTTAATCTCTAGTAAAAGTGGTGCTTACTTCATATAACTCCCTATAGTGTGCTGTTAATTTTGTATTATGAGTAAAGAACCTAAATTTAGTGTGCTTCGCTTATTCATTCGAAAAATAAGGTTCATTTATAAAATACATTTAATTTTCTATGAATAATCTGGGTTTATATATAAGTTTGTCAATTTTATTACCTGGCTACTGTCATATAACGATTATATAATACACTACATTCTTCCATACATTTTAAATATAAAGCTCTTATATTAACATCCTGACATAATCTCAAATATGATTCACATTCTAAAATAGAAATCAAAGGTTTCATTTTAAAGTAATAACAATAATCTGTGTCCGCAGTTAAAATATCAAAATAACTCTTTAGTATATCTAAATAACAATCTTCACTAATTCTAAAATCACATTTATTTAATTGTTCATCGAAAAATGTCTGAACATCATTAGAAAAATACCTACCATGATTTTCTTTATCATCACCATAACCGTGACCAAAAGGTGTCTCCCAACATCGTTCTGGAATTAATGATTTTCTAATCATGCACTTATACCATTTTCTGATTTTCTCAAATTGTTTTTTGCCTAATACTTTGTACTCTTGTGAAATTATCTTATAATTAGAATTTGCTATACAATCAAAAATTTTTGCGTTAATTTCTTTATCACTTAATTTTGTTAATGAACACCACACGATATAATTATTATCTAGTTTTCCAACAATGCATATTTCCTTTTCAGGGCTTAAATACAATTCATAATAGACTTCTTTATTTTTCAAATCATAATTCGGACTGACCTGATTGTTTTTATTTACTAAATTATATTTTGAAATATTCGGTTGAATATTAAATAAACTCATTTCATCATTCCCTTTCAATTATTATCTTTAATTTAAAATATTAATATTTGATGTCATATATTTGGTTTACCTCATAATACTTCTATATTTATCTTTAAAAACCTTTTATTTCATGTATTCTACATTATACTTTACAAAAAACTAAAACCATGAAATATATTATTATATCATGGTTTATCTTAATATTTATTCTGTTTTAAATACACTTAATTAAATTGACTCTCCATTTTCATTATAAAAAGGTATACAATATTCTACTACTTCATCAACTTCATTAAGCTGAAAAATATCTATGGTAGATGTGAACTAAATAAAAACAGTTAAGTTGTGATACAGAATTGTTTATTTTATATATAAAAAAACCTGAGAATATATCTTAGGCTCCATGTTTATATACACTTATACTAAGTTAATTTTACTAAAACTTAATTACAACACATTACATTATTATCTCTAATCTTTTTTCAATAAAATTTCCAATCTCTTCATCACTTAATTTTTCAAATTTATTTTTAAATTCCCTTTCAATTTCATACTTAGAAAACCTTATAATTTGCTTCAAATGAGAGTTTTTTGGAGACAAATAAGCTAAATCTCTAAGTAAATCATAATAGGCTCTTTGAGCAATTCTCCCACCTACAAAATCAAATCCTGGTCTTTCTTTAATATAATTACTATTATTAGGTGTATTCACAAGAATATCATAAAATTCATTTAAACTTAAAATATCATCTGCTTTGTATTTAATCCTTTGCTTTTTAAGCATAATATCAAAGTGCTTTATATCCTTACATAATTCTAAATAGCTTTCAATAAACCATAAATCTATATGCTTTTCCTTTAATATTGTTAGTGCCTCTTTTCTATAAGGATTAAAATGTTGTTCTTCATCAAATTCAATAATCCTAGTTCCTAGTTGTGGATGCTTCACTATCATTCCATCAATATAACTTGTTAAAGATCTAGATGGAATATTTAAATCACTTTTAAAATTTTTCAAAATTTCTTCTATAATACGTACTATACCATCATTAAAATTATAATCTCGATAATTTGAAGATAAAAATATATCATCTTTTATTATTTTTTTATCTACTGATTTTGATTTTAAATATTCTTCACCAATAATATTTTGAAAACATTTATAAAACTTTGTTTCATTTTTCCCCACTTTTTTATCCTCCGGTATTCTACATAATAATAAACTTTTGCTTTTAACTTACTCTTATTATTTTCATTGAGTAAATATGGATAATGTGACGCTTCTTCTCCACTTCTGTAAACTGTGTATATTTAGTAATGTAATGAAGCTAAAAAAATAAAATTATAGCTTCGAAGTACTGACGTATAAATATTCAATATTCTTTTATTTTAAATTCACATGTTTAATAGCACTATCGAATTTTTACCTTATTAACTTTTCAAAATCTCTGTAGTAGGTAACATAAAATATAATCCTCCCCTTTTATTGTTTTTAATAAGTGTTCACAAACAACTTACTATTAAAACTTCACATTATTAGCGTAATATGTATTTAGAAAACTTATATCTATTACCCTATATTACACTCTCATAATACTTCTATATTTATGTTTAAAAACCTTTTATTTCATGTATTTCTACATTATATTTTGTAAAAAAATAAAACCATGAAATATATTATTATATCATGGTTTATCTTAATATTTATTCTGTTTTAAATACACTTAATTAAATTGACTCTCCATTTCATTATAAAAAGGTATACAATATTCTACTACTCCTCCAACTTCATCAAGTGCACCTTGCTCCAACTCTAAAGCAAACAAATAATTATCATTGTATTCTTTACTTGTTCCTATTCTATAATTAGATGTTAAGCTAAAAGCTTTGTTAAGTGAGGTTATTTTTATATACCTTTTACCCAAATAAAAAAAGACCACATAAATATTTATACTCTGTAGCCAACAATCCATTCAGCTATGTCAAATATATCAATTTTATTCTCAGCTATAGATAATCCTAAATCAATCAATTCTTCTTGTGTATACGCTAAATTAATATTATTTATTCTTAATAGTAATAACATTATCGATACTCCTATTCTCTTGTTACCATCTATAAATGCATGATTATTAATTAATGAATAGGTTATTGCTGAAATCTTTTCTATATCAGTTTTGTATAAATCCTTACCATCAAAGCTTACTATTCCTCTACTTAATGAACTTTCTATCAAACCAATATCTCTTATACCTAAACTCCCTACAGTAGCACTTATTATCTTTTATGATAAAGCACTACATTTTCTAAAGATATTAGCTTCATTTACCTAACTCCTCTAATGCTTCTTTATTATTTATTATGATATCATCCATTATTTCTTCAAGTTTTTTTTGTTCCTTTTGTGATAAAAACATAACGAAATCAATTACTTCTTTTTGACTGTCTATTGGCAATTTATTGAAATTATCTAGTAATTCTTTTGCTAATGACATTTTAAATCACTCCTTATGAACTTTATCTATTACTAATATTATATTATATTTTTACAAAGTGATTCTTTCAATAAAAATAATTTTACTTATAGGCATAGGTAAGGCTTTCAATCGTTTCACGCAACTAGCCGATCTAAACTATTTAACTAGCAATTTTATAATATTTTTGTGACCCTGCCACGCATTACATCCAAAATTGCTTACCAGTGTTATAAGCAAATCTTCTTGCCTGTCATATGAAGTAAAAAAGCTAACACCAGGATCACAACCTTCAAAATGATAACTATATATGCCATCTTCTTTTTCATCTATCCATATACCATATCCATAGCAATTCTCATCCACCTGTGGAGTTAGCATTTCGCTTAGCATTTCCTTTGATATCAACTTACAATCTATAAGGTTATCCCAAAATTTTTCTATATCAATAACAGTTGTAAATGCTCCACCCGCACCTGTTCCTTTCACGTCCACGCTGTAAATATTTGTATAAAATTCTTTTGTAATCTTATCATATATATATGCATTTGCACATTTTGCAGGTAGTCTATCCAATTCATAATATCCAGTATTCAACATTCCGCATGGCTTAAAAACATTCTCATCTATATATGTATCAAACTTTAAACCAGTAATTGCTTCAATAATAAGACCAAGAACAACAAATCCAGTATTATTATATTGGAATTTTTCTCCTGTATTATACATCATAGACTTATTGATAAATAATGGAATTAGATCTGATGATGTTCTAATTTTATAATTGGGGTAATCTTTCCACAGCTCATCATAATCGTCCATTATTGATTCATCAAAATAATCTGGTATTCCTGAAGTATGATTAAGTAATTGTCTAATTGTAATATGGGGATCGATCTCTTTTAAATCAAATTGCAATATATCACCAATATAACTATCAAAAGATAGTTGATTTTGTTCAATAAGTTGCAAAATTGCTACAGCAACAAAAACTTTTCCTGCTGATGCAGTTGCAAACTT contains:
- a CDS encoding GyrI-like domain-containing protein — encoded protein: MEVNKCIKKSFSIIGKEGSTNDGNAFIKNLWKDANSHFNEVEELAKKDDSGNILGIWGAMSDFSRSFNPWENGFSEGLYLAGVEVTDEAEPPLGWVKWTIPSYEYIYVQCDGLDTFPKMIEYLKKNNIQLVGAVHDFTCPEDGQGYMFFPIRRL
- a CDS encoding HAD family hydrolase; the protein is MDNKYKVVCFDMDGTLITNTNSVEFLCLLNNKGDEIQEIERKEENDIISWIEADYIKAQLFKGLEVNKVEEEFNNYIQIIEDLALVLEELKVNNFKTILVTAGPMQVAEVLNNMYGFDKIYGSIYEIKDGYFTGNIIRHLGDSGKLDSLIEFCRENKVTLDDVVAIGDSASDIKVFEKVGKAIAINYSNKLIGKADKYLETHKISDILKHIIS
- a CDS encoding type II CAAX endopeptidase family protein, with product MKNFFRKHSILVFYVVTFLFTPIFSLINVYVFPSAHIDGVIFPQFVPGIVAIILIRLTEGNIGIRKLLLKFKVSREIMIWLIITIVIPIAMVGISYLLLSVIDYGYIKKITLSEASLPLLIGTLICSIGEEIGWRGYMLPKLQSIHSPFISSVILGLFWGIWHFKFQYGLIGFLLFILIVIELSILFTWLSTKTNGNLIIATIFHAIFNFTTTILLSTTIGIKMFAVEVIVFGIFCIIVLLVSGWGLENNKLYSST
- a CDS encoding tyrosine-type recombinase/integrase, with the translated sequence MSCDSCSAGHRITIHLCKGLQGIPLGFIEEVFLRITVHTLRQLFATHLLEGGIDLRYIQELLVTKVL
- a CDS encoding HD domain-containing protein, with amino-acid sequence MNRISIIKQYVDKIIENIVSAEERKNAYVHTYGVAQCCSIIAGRRGLNPELAYISGLLHDIYAYYTGSYLCHAQSGADMARAAIRRMNIFSDDEKMIILSAIFYHSNKELINDDYDEVLKDADILQPFLNDSCFRVFSLAVPRLNKMLDEFKIAATPIEYGREQERSTKNIFKKSVFADIAEELAAKRICGEKDSKIYMDIIKYYPETTAFDELKNSWCAAFVYHCALKAGMELPIRRPPFKYRFAGVGTWYEWGKANGFCFYEKDGFVPSRGDIVIYNNIVSPDNKPKDSAWHDHIGIVLSCESEFLVVAEGNINNENVSGVIKRRRNNTIGCFVRIPDDYKYDGWNCNYKAYYIHTL
- a CDS encoding MBL fold metallo-hydrolase, which codes for MIKKLTDRIYYMQHGEETDRPSLGLICGNKYSLVVDAGNSPNHAKEFFSEIELMNVPPLKYLVITHYHWDHIFGIKAMDLVTIANCNTKEKLEEMKKLKWDDASLDNYYKNGKFNEFTINCIKKEIPNRDNFEIGDLDIVYENSIEIDLGELKCIIKKVGGDHTDDSSVIYVPKEKVLFLGDCVYGGRYNGEYGYTKEKLYQMIDKIEKYDANQYIISHEDIYNKDKINDFWNQLKIAEQIVGKDISIEEATKRYSEKYNKLPSEDESFYMNCFANVNKALLKL
- a CDS encoding nitroreductase family protein, producing MILDLLNKRCSIRNFKNKKISSDIINLILEAGRLSPSGGNEQPWKFGVITDKKMIHQIAEISYNQSWIKTSPLLIVLCTVIVEDNRGGRSIQKSRFPRYKKEIDEIEKELYSYLNLEEHQTKIPGTHMEICALENGIYSTWVSYFDVEKVAKALRLPHNCVPSEIIAFGYPENELKLKDKKSINELTFYNCYVEDER
- a CDS encoding DUF7255 family protein, yielding MGKNETKFYKCFQNIIGEEYLKSKSVDKKIIKDDIFLSSNYRDYNFNDGIVRIIEEILKNFKSDLNIPSRSLTSYIDGMIVKHPQLGTRIIEFDEEQHFNPYRKEALTILKEKHIDLWFIESYLELCKDIKHFDIMLKKQRIKYKADDILSLNEFYDILVNTPNNSNYIKERPGFDFVGGRIAQRAYYDLLRDLAYLSPKNSHLKQIIRFSKYEIEREFKNKFEKLSDEEIGNFIEKRLEIIM
- a CDS encoding type II toxin-antitoxin system death-on-curing family toxin, with the translated sequence MIESSLSRGIVSFDGKDLYKTDIEKISAITYSLINNHAFIDGNKRIGVSIMLLLLRINNINLAYTQEELIDLGLSIAENKIDIFDIAEWIVGYRV
- a CDS encoding DUF2281 domain-containing protein; amino-acid sequence: MSLAKELLDNFNKLPIDSQKEVIDFVMFLSQKEQKKLEEIMDDIIINNKEALEELGK
- a CDS encoding serine hydrolase domain-containing protein, with amino-acid sequence MKFVECIDEDFSGVVSVIQNGKNIYQKAFGYADLPNKVLNEIDTKFATASAGKVFVAVAILQLIEQNQLSFDSYIGDILQFDLKEIDPHITIRQLLNHTSGIPDYFDESIMDDYDELWKDYPNYKIRTSSDLIPLFINKSMMYNTGEKFQYNNTGFVVLGLIIEAITGLKFDTYIDENVFKPCGMLNTGYYELDRLPAKCANAYIYDKITKEFYTNIYSVDVKGTGAGGAFTTVIDIEKFWDNLIDCKLISKEMLSEMLTPQVDENCYGYGIWIDEKEDGIYSYHFEGCDPGVSFFTSYDRQEDLLITLVSNFGCNAWQGHKNIIKLLVK